The Gammaproteobacteria bacterium genome contains the following window.
GATAACAGAGCTCCCATATCTCAACCCGCCGCAGAGCAACTCGTCGAGTTCGAGGCCCCTGTCGTGACTACTTGAGTGTTCATCGCATCCTAAAAGTGCTGGTAACTGGGAATTTGTGAGAAACTACCATCTACAAAGGATAGAACAGTTTTTGAGTTGGCAAGGTGTATTATTCGATGATGTGAAAAAGGATTGTGCCTCGCATTAAAAATGCAAGGCACATGTATTGAGATCACTCGGCAATTGGATAATTTGGGTAGTTGAATTTGAGGGTCAGTCTGGCGTGTTCTGCTTGTTCGTCCAAGCCGAGTTGCTTGTAGGCGGAATACAGCATGGCCAAGGCTGCTGGGGTGACCGATGTGCGCGGATAA
Protein-coding sequences here:
- a CDS encoding outer membrane protein assembly factor BamD; amino-acid sequence: YPRTSVTPAALAMLYSAYKQLGLDEQAEHARLTLKFNYPNYPIAE